A window of Sphingobacterium sp. SRCM116780 contains these coding sequences:
- a CDS encoding helix-turn-helix transcriptional regulator yields MEPLNRFDRILAILIQLQSKKTIKAQELAERFEVSLRTIYRDIKSLIAAGIPIIGEAGVGYELVEGYKIPPMMFSKAEITSFVAAEKLVYKFIDQELKNHFSAALYKLKSIVRSADKDWMETIDKHVVMKSNQHSQLSSALPNTLTVLFQSIAQKNILEISYQATYQQESIQREIEPIGVFHENNHWYIYAFCLVRNDYRQFRTDRISNIKILDQTQFKQHPDLEQYLAEREVEVERTRVIIQVDQQFAHYLHWERKYFGFQEETIKNGKVKMVFDVKNVHMGFARWFMMFGDHADIISPKALKEKVKELLQLQLLRLE; encoded by the coding sequence GTGGAACCACTCAATAGATTTGATCGTATACTTGCAATTTTAATCCAGCTACAATCAAAAAAAACAATAAAAGCACAGGAATTGGCTGAGCGTTTTGAGGTAAGCTTAAGAACGATTTATCGGGATATTAAAAGTTTAATTGCTGCTGGTATACCGATTATTGGTGAAGCTGGAGTAGGTTACGAACTTGTAGAAGGGTATAAAATACCACCCATGATGTTTTCTAAAGCTGAAATCACAAGCTTTGTTGCTGCTGAAAAGCTCGTATATAAATTTATCGATCAGGAATTGAAAAATCATTTTTCCGCTGCACTCTATAAATTAAAATCCATCGTGCGTAGTGCTGATAAAGATTGGATGGAGACGATTGATAAACATGTTGTCATGAAATCCAATCAGCACAGTCAACTGAGTAGTGCCTTACCCAATACATTAACCGTTCTTTTTCAATCTATCGCACAAAAAAATATATTAGAAATAAGTTATCAGGCAACTTATCAACAAGAATCTATTCAAAGAGAAATTGAACCTATCGGAGTTTTTCATGAAAATAATCATTGGTATATCTACGCCTTTTGCTTAGTTCGAAACGACTACAGACAATTTCGAACCGATCGCATTTCCAATATAAAAATCTTAGATCAAACACAGTTTAAACAGCACCCCGATCTGGAACAGTATCTAGCAGAAAGAGAAGTAGAAGTGGAACGCACACGTGTCATCATTCAAGTTGATCAACAATTTGCCCATTATTTACATTGGGAAAGGAAATATTTCGGCTTCCAAGAGGAAACGATAAAAAATGGAAAAGTCAAGATGGTCTTTGATGTCAAAAATGTTCATATGGGCTTTGCGAGATGGTTTATGATGTTTGGAGATCATGCAGATATCATCAGCCCAAAAGCATTAAAAGAAAAAGTAAAAGAATTACTCCAATTACAACTATTACGTTTAGAATAA
- a CDS encoding DinB family protein produces the protein MNTIAVITKEELLKYWLGHRNLTKRVIEKFPEDKLFTFSLANMRTFGEMANELIAIAVPGLTGIVNQTVEAYGEKNSYNTKVEILAIWDQHTEELKQLWAQLQEEDFHKTFNLFGQYEFPIIDNILYFIDNEIHHRGQGYVYLRALGIEPPFFWER, from the coding sequence ATGAACACGATAGCAGTTATTACAAAAGAGGAATTATTGAAGTATTGGTTGGGACATCGAAATCTAACCAAAAGAGTAATTGAAAAGTTTCCTGAAGATAAACTATTCACTTTTTCATTGGCTAATATGCGCACATTTGGTGAGATGGCTAATGAATTGATAGCGATTGCCGTACCAGGGTTAACAGGTATTGTGAATCAGACGGTAGAAGCTTATGGCGAAAAGAATAGTTACAATACAAAAGTTGAAATTTTAGCGATATGGGATCAACATACAGAGGAGCTGAAACAATTATGGGCACAACTTCAGGAAGAAGATTTTCATAAGACCTTTAATCTGTTTGGTCAATATGAATTTCCCATTATTGATAACATTCTATATTTTATAGATAATGAAATTCACCACCGTGGACAGGGTTATGTGTACTTGAGGGCATTAGGAATCGAACCTCCTTTTTTCTGGGAACGCTAA
- a CDS encoding SulP family inorganic anion transporter, producing MNALLRYLNPHGKINYSVEILAGLTVAMTMIPESLSFAILAGLSPLTGLYAAFMMGLITAILGGRPGMISGGAGATIVTLIALIQMHGIEYLFATVVLAGILQFLVGALKLGKFVRLIPQPVMYGFLNGLAVIIFMSQVEQFKWVDASGVSHWLSGSTGYIMLGLTLFAAVVVYAFPKLSKAIPASLVAIFATFLLVYIFKIDTKTVGDIASVKGSLPSFNIPTIPLNWESLTIIFPFALVMAAVGLIESLLTLSMVDEITSTKGHANREAMAQGTANFVNGFFGGMGGCAMVAQTLVNINAGSRSRLSGIIGALTILAIILVASPFIERIPMAALVGVMMVVAIGTFQWVSFRIINKMPKSDIFVGVLVALITIVLHNLALAVLVGVIISALVFAWDNAKRIRARKTTDEQGNKVYEIYGPLFFGSVTGFLEKFDIDDDPEKVIIDFKESKITDMSAIDAVNKLASRYESQSKIVHLRHLSPDCMAILKKANSPVQIEISEEDPTYKVMPK from the coding sequence ATGAACGCACTACTTCGATATTTAAATCCACATGGTAAAATCAATTATAGCGTAGAAATTTTAGCTGGATTGACAGTAGCAATGACCATGATTCCCGAATCGTTATCATTTGCTATTCTCGCTGGTTTATCACCTTTAACAGGTTTGTACGCTGCTTTTATGATGGGGTTGATCACTGCTATACTAGGTGGGCGACCTGGAATGATTTCAGGTGGAGCGGGAGCAACTATTGTGACGCTGATTGCCTTGATTCAGATGCATGGAATCGAGTATTTATTTGCTACTGTGGTATTGGCAGGTATTTTACAGTTTTTAGTAGGTGCTTTGAAGCTTGGAAAGTTTGTGCGATTGATTCCACAACCTGTTATGTATGGCTTCCTTAATGGTTTAGCTGTTATTATCTTTATGTCTCAGGTAGAGCAGTTTAAATGGGTTGATGCTTCAGGTGTCAGTCATTGGTTATCGGGTTCGACGGGGTATATTATGTTGGGTTTAACATTATTCGCGGCGGTTGTGGTTTATGCATTTCCTAAACTTTCAAAAGCTATTCCTGCTTCATTAGTGGCTATTTTTGCTACTTTTCTTTTGGTATACATTTTTAAAATTGATACGAAAACCGTTGGAGATATTGCTTCTGTTAAAGGGAGTTTACCGAGTTTTAATATCCCAACCATTCCTTTGAATTGGGAATCACTAACCATTATTTTTCCATTTGCATTGGTTATGGCTGCTGTTGGTCTGATTGAATCTTTGCTAACACTATCAATGGTGGATGAGATTACCAGTACGAAAGGTCATGCGAATCGGGAAGCTATGGCGCAAGGGACAGCGAATTTCGTAAATGGCTTTTTTGGAGGTATGGGTGGTTGTGCGATGGTCGCACAAACATTGGTTAATATCAATGCGGGTTCCAGATCTCGTTTATCGGGAATTATAGGTGCTTTAACTATTCTTGCAATTATTCTTGTCGCTTCACCATTTATAGAACGGATACCAATGGCTGCTTTAGTAGGTGTTATGATGGTTGTTGCTATTGGAACATTTCAATGGGTTTCTTTTCGAATTATTAACAAAATGCCGAAATCTGATATTTTCGTTGGTGTGCTTGTCGCATTGATTACCATTGTTTTGCATAATTTGGCTTTAGCAGTGTTAGTCGGTGTCATCATTTCTGCTTTGGTATTTGCTTGGGATAATGCAAAACGCATTCGTGCTCGAAAAACAACGGATGAACAGGGGAATAAGGTATATGAAATCTACGGTCCGCTATTCTTTGGTTCGGTTACCGGATTTTTAGAAAAGTTTGATATTGATGATGATCCCGAAAAAGTGATTATCGATTTTAAAGAGAGTAAAATAACAGATATGAGTGCTATAGATGCGGTTAATAAACTGGCTAGCCGATATGAATCTCAATCGAAAATTGTTCATTTAAGACATTTAAGTCCTGATTGTATGGCTATACTAAAAAAAGCCAATAGTCCCGTACAAATAGAAATTTCTGAAGAGGATCCGACATATAAAGTTATGCCAAAATAA
- a CDS encoding PLP-dependent aminotransferase family protein, which yields MSSPGQIPFNSFINLNRKDQTSIYVQLAQQIIQAIQRGFIPVGTKLPGSRQLAQALSIHRNTVVAAFQELEAQGWIAIKANIGSYVLKNTSKAKKNSEPIDLSFQNQYAVHTGYDFEKSTILEDPFESNTCSLKLDDGIPDSRLSPLQQLSKFYTANLKRKKNAKYLGYTHQGRPATFREQLCNFLNQSRGLHIQPKNLLITRSVELSIFVITQTLLQPNDLVIVGQPSYFATNMIFQQAGAKIKSIPVDEEGISIEALEQICQTQNIRLLYLTPHHHYPTTVTLSPQRRSAVLELASKYGFAILEDDYDYDFHYDQAPLMPMAAVDYQGMVIYTGSFGKSLAPGFRTGFIVAPENLIAELQKLLNLLDHQGDFVMEQVLSDLIEEGEIHRYLKKSSKLYQERRNYMSYLLARDLHEYVDFHIPDGGLALWTNWKKEINLIQLSKECAKANLFLPKTILYQAKDISAIRIGFGSLNQSEMEKSVEIIVKSLAILKQ from the coding sequence ATGAGTAGTCCGGGTCAAATTCCATTTAATAGTTTTATCAACTTAAATAGAAAGGATCAAACTTCCATCTATGTGCAATTGGCACAACAAATTATTCAAGCCATTCAACGCGGCTTTATACCCGTAGGGACAAAGCTTCCAGGGAGCCGTCAGCTCGCGCAAGCTTTATCTATCCACCGTAATACGGTGGTCGCTGCTTTCCAAGAACTCGAAGCACAAGGTTGGATAGCGATTAAAGCGAATATCGGATCCTATGTGCTCAAAAATACCAGCAAAGCAAAAAAGAATAGTGAACCCATTGACCTGTCATTTCAAAACCAATATGCTGTTCATACAGGTTATGATTTTGAAAAAAGTACCATCTTAGAAGATCCATTTGAATCCAATACCTGTTCCTTAAAACTGGATGATGGTATTCCCGACAGCAGACTATCCCCTTTGCAACAACTTTCCAAATTTTACACGGCAAATCTTAAACGAAAAAAAAATGCGAAATACCTTGGCTATACACATCAAGGAAGGCCAGCTACTTTTCGCGAGCAATTATGTAATTTTTTAAATCAAAGCAGAGGGTTGCATATCCAACCAAAGAACCTGTTGATAACACGATCGGTAGAATTAAGCATCTTTGTGATTACACAGACACTATTGCAACCAAATGATCTGGTTATCGTTGGTCAACCGAGCTATTTTGCAACCAATATGATTTTCCAACAAGCTGGAGCTAAGATAAAATCAATTCCAGTTGATGAGGAAGGAATTAGCATAGAAGCACTGGAACAAATTTGTCAAACCCAAAACATTAGGTTACTGTATCTGACTCCCCATCACCATTATCCAACAACAGTAACATTGAGTCCGCAAAGAAGATCTGCTGTATTGGAATTAGCTTCGAAGTATGGTTTTGCTATCCTAGAAGATGATTACGATTATGACTTTCATTACGATCAGGCACCCCTTATGCCCATGGCTGCTGTTGATTATCAGGGGATGGTTATCTATACCGGTAGCTTTGGAAAATCGTTAGCCCCAGGGTTTCGAACAGGTTTTATTGTTGCTCCTGAAAACCTAATTGCAGAACTACAAAAGCTATTGAACCTATTGGATCATCAAGGGGACTTTGTCATGGAACAGGTACTAAGCGATTTGATCGAAGAAGGGGAAATACATCGCTATCTCAAAAAATCAAGCAAGCTATATCAAGAACGACGCAATTATATGAGCTATTTACTTGCGCGTGACCTACATGAATATGTCGATTTTCATATTCCTGATGGAGGGCTAGCCTTATGGACCAACTGGAAGAAAGAAATTAATTTAATTCAGCTGAGCAAAGAATGTGCAAAAGCAAATCTTTTTCTTCCCAAAACCATTTTGTATCAAGCGAAAGATATTTCAGCCATTCGCATTGGTTTCGGTAGTTTGAATCAATCAGAAATGGAAAAAAGTGTCGAAATTATTGTTAAGTCCTTAGCCATATTAAAACAATAA
- the mazG gene encoding nucleoside triphosphate pyrophosphohydrolase: MSYPIPASQSTPTLAFQRLLDVLYTLRVACPWDKKQTMQSLRHLTIEELYELTDAILDEDYPEIKKELGDVMMHLIFYARIAEEENRFTLVDVLNSICDKLISRHPHVYGDIDVDNEEQVKQNWETLKLKEGNKSVLSGVPKGLPALVKAYRIQDKVRGVGFDWEDKKEVWAKVEEELSEFKAEYNIERPEEADLDKAESEFGDLLFSLINYARHIGINPENALERTNKKFIDRFTYLEQKASESGKRLQDMTLEEMDVYWNEAKKLGKN, encoded by the coding sequence ATGAGCTATCCTATCCCAGCCTCACAGTCAACCCCAACTTTAGCTTTTCAACGCCTTTTAGATGTTTTATACACGCTTCGTGTAGCTTGTCCTTGGGACAAGAAGCAAACGATGCAATCACTACGTCACCTCACTATAGAAGAGCTATATGAACTGACAGATGCTATCTTAGACGAAGATTATCCGGAAATCAAAAAGGAATTAGGGGATGTGATGATGCATTTGATTTTTTATGCCCGAATAGCAGAAGAAGAGAATCGTTTTACCCTAGTAGATGTTTTGAATAGTATCTGTGATAAGTTAATCAGCCGTCACCCTCACGTTTATGGCGATATCGACGTGGATAATGAGGAGCAAGTGAAGCAAAATTGGGAAACACTTAAACTAAAAGAGGGTAACAAATCAGTATTATCAGGTGTACCTAAGGGACTCCCTGCCCTTGTAAAAGCCTACCGTATTCAGGATAAAGTCCGAGGAGTAGGTTTTGATTGGGAAGATAAGAAAGAAGTTTGGGCAAAGGTAGAAGAAGAATTATCTGAGTTTAAAGCGGAATACAATATTGAACGTCCTGAAGAAGCAGATTTGGATAAAGCTGAAAGTGAGTTTGGAGACTTACTATTCTCATTAATCAATTATGCCCGTCATATCGGCATTAACCCAGAGAATGCATTGGAGCGAACCAATAAAAAGTTTATTGACCGGTTTACTTACTTGGAACAAAAAGCTTCAGAAAGTGGAAAACGATTACAGGATATGACACTTGAAGAAATGGACGTCTATTGGAACGAAGCCAAAAAATTGGGGAAGAACTAA
- the metA gene encoding homoserine O-succinyltransferase: MPVRIPDNLPAIELLKKENIFVMSDLRANGQDIRPMQVLILNLMPIKISTETDFIRLLSNNPLQVEVEFLRLDTHSSKNTPQEHLELFYKSFSEIQHNNYDGMIITGAPVEMMEFEEVNYWEEITTIFDWAKKHVTSTLYICWASQAALYHFHGVQKTPLKEKLFGVFKHTVIDKTNPLFRGFDDEFFIPHSRHTTILKSEIDRKEEISLLSESPEAGAAILSTRGGREVYLTGHSEYAPLTLHSEYIRDIEKGLQLDVPDNYYQDNDPSKSPLVRWTGHANLLFNNWLNYYVYQETPFDLRDVESLDEIKTS, from the coding sequence ATGCCAGTCAGGATACCAGATAATTTACCAGCCATAGAGCTACTAAAAAAAGAAAATATATTTGTGATGAGCGATCTTCGGGCTAACGGACAAGATATCCGTCCGATGCAAGTGCTGATCCTGAATTTAATGCCCATTAAAATTTCTACAGAGACTGATTTTATTCGATTGCTCTCGAACAATCCATTGCAAGTGGAAGTAGAATTTTTAAGACTAGATACCCATTCTTCTAAAAACACACCACAAGAGCATTTGGAATTATTTTATAAGTCTTTCTCAGAAATTCAACATAATAATTACGATGGTATGATTATTACCGGAGCTCCGGTGGAAATGATGGAATTTGAGGAAGTGAACTACTGGGAAGAAATCACAACTATTTTTGATTGGGCTAAAAAACATGTGACTTCTACCTTGTATATCTGCTGGGCTTCACAAGCGGCGCTCTACCACTTTCATGGCGTTCAAAAAACACCTTTAAAAGAGAAATTATTTGGTGTCTTCAAACATACGGTTATTGATAAAACGAATCCGTTGTTCAGAGGTTTTGATGATGAATTTTTCATTCCTCATAGTAGACATACGACCATCTTAAAATCAGAAATAGACCGTAAAGAAGAAATTTCATTGCTTTCAGAATCTCCGGAAGCTGGTGCTGCGATTTTATCGACAAGAGGAGGGAGAGAAGTTTATTTAACCGGCCATTCGGAATATGCGCCACTAACGCTGCATAGTGAATATATACGGGATATAGAAAAGGGGCTTCAGTTGGATGTTCCGGATAATTATTATCAGGACAACGATCCGAGTAAATCTCCTTTGGTGCGATGGACGGGTCATGCCAACTTGTTGTTTAACAATTGGCTAAACTATTATGTGTATCAAGAGACTCCATTTGATCTACGAGATGTAGAATCGTTAGATGAGATAAAAACATCCTAA
- a CDS encoding M48 family metalloprotease produces the protein MKVQTSVNFKKETKKTIFSIFVFIITYLLLFALSIGLTAACIYGGIWIIRLIPNILTLGLGLGLIASAFTILFYLLKFIFASSKRDISNLTEINAIDEPQLFALIAEIVKEVDTKFPKKVYLSYDVNACVFYDSNFWSMFFPIRKNLQIGIGLVNSVTQQELKAILAHEFGHFSQKSMKVGSYVYNVNEIIYNMLYKNESINKMNEQWSSINGYAVIFIRISMSIIRGIQKILEKLYSYININYMALSREMEFHADEIAAHVAGSKALSESLLRLSFSSFALDHVLNYYDTQIKQNLKSENLYKEQLVVIEYFAKKYKYAMSGMFPDIGLNQIKKYNKSKLNIENQWASHPSDEDRIKALDSLNIVKSNIDDSPAIKLFANNAHVAKQISDRIFEQIQYTELPKELSLEQFSTDFIKEIEEGSFDAMFNGFYDNNNPVIEKLAYVDKSSFDSSPEQLFSDQRIETIYELSSLKNDQEALLAIQDGEIKIKSFDYDQTKYPVQEASVILQQVEKEIEKKKLTISNNNEEVFRYYYTVAKDQNKEDQLFSLYYEFAKIDQANVEELELYAKLIENTRFIFQTTAFNEITSYLVDLQHLEIKLKTRLKVLLETPLLADKIDQEHKESLQKYLENTLSYFYIDTYNDENLSLLFSAIHHYQGLILQKYFLKKQEILKFQKELTLSINNVQQTEKNYNFQDQ, from the coding sequence ATGAAAGTTCAAACTTCTGTCAATTTTAAGAAAGAGACAAAAAAGACTATTTTTTCCATATTTGTTTTTATCATCACTTATCTATTGTTATTCGCACTTTCAATTGGTTTGACAGCAGCTTGTATATATGGAGGTATTTGGATTATCAGACTCATACCTAACATCTTAACCCTTGGACTAGGATTAGGATTGATTGCTTCTGCATTCACCATACTCTTCTATCTTCTCAAATTTATTTTTGCTTCATCCAAAAGAGATATTAGCAATTTAACAGAAATCAACGCCATCGACGAACCACAATTATTTGCGCTCATTGCTGAAATTGTCAAAGAAGTTGATACAAAATTTCCTAAAAAAGTATACTTATCTTATGATGTAAATGCCTGTGTATTTTATGATTCAAATTTTTGGAGCATGTTCTTTCCCATTCGAAAAAATCTTCAAATCGGAATAGGATTAGTCAACTCTGTTACTCAACAGGAATTAAAGGCGATTCTTGCACATGAATTTGGTCACTTTTCTCAGAAGAGCATGAAAGTCGGTAGCTATGTTTATAATGTAAATGAAATTATATATAACATGCTATACAAAAATGAATCCATCAACAAAATGAATGAACAATGGAGTTCAATAAATGGATATGCCGTTATATTTATTCGTATTTCGATGTCTATTATTAGAGGGATTCAGAAAATATTGGAGAAACTATATTCTTATATCAATATCAATTACATGGCATTATCTCGCGAGATGGAGTTTCATGCAGATGAAATCGCAGCTCATGTCGCAGGATCAAAAGCCTTATCAGAATCTTTATTGCGATTGAGTTTCTCCAGTTTTGCTTTAGATCATGTATTAAATTACTATGATACACAGATAAAACAAAATTTAAAAAGCGAAAACTTATATAAAGAACAACTCGTTGTGATCGAATATTTTGCTAAGAAATATAAGTATGCGATGTCCGGAATGTTTCCAGATATTGGATTAAATCAGATTAAAAAATACAACAAATCAAAACTAAATATTGAGAACCAATGGGCTTCGCACCCTTCAGATGAAGACCGCATTAAAGCACTAGATAGCTTAAACATTGTCAAAAGTAATATAGATGATTCACCTGCAATAAAATTATTTGCAAATAATGCCCACGTAGCGAAACAAATTTCAGACAGGATTTTTGAACAGATTCAATATACTGAATTACCGAAAGAATTAAGTCTGGAACAATTTTCAACTGATTTTATAAAAGAAATCGAAGAAGGATCTTTTGATGCGATGTTTAATGGATTTTATGATAATAATAATCCAGTCATAGAAAAACTTGCTTACGTAGACAAATCATCCTTTGATTCTAGTCCAGAACAACTCTTCAGTGACCAAAGAATTGAAACGATTTACGAACTTTCTTCACTCAAAAATGATCAAGAGGCCTTATTAGCCATTCAAGACGGTGAAATTAAAATAAAATCTTTTGATTATGATCAAACTAAATATCCTGTCCAAGAAGCTTCTGTAATCCTACAACAGGTGGAAAAGGAAATAGAAAAAAAGAAGTTGACCATCAGCAACAACAACGAAGAAGTCTTTCGCTATTATTATACAGTTGCTAAGGATCAAAACAAGGAAGATCAGTTGTTTTCTTTGTATTATGAATTTGCTAAAATAGATCAGGCAAATGTAGAGGAATTGGAACTATATGCGAAACTTATAGAAAATACGAGATTTATTTTCCAGACTACAGCATTTAATGAGATCACATCTTATCTTGTAGATTTACAACATCTTGAAATAAAACTTAAAACCAGACTTAAAGTTCTATTGGAAACACCTCTTCTAGCTGATAAAATTGATCAAGAACACAAAGAATCTTTACAGAAGTATCTTGAAAATACCTTATCCTATTTTTATATAGACACCTATAATGATGAAAATTTATCTCTTCTATTTTCAGCTATTCATCATTATCAAGGATTAATATTGCAAAAGTATTTTCTTAAAAAACAAGAAATATTAAAATTCCAAAAAGAATTGACATTATCGATTAACAACGTACAACAAACAGAAAAAAACTACAATTTTCAAGATCAATAA